In Phyllopteryx taeniolatus isolate TA_2022b chromosome 8, UOR_Ptae_1.2, whole genome shotgun sequence, one genomic interval encodes:
- the LOC133482210 gene encoding mitogen-activated protein kinase kinase kinase kinase 5-like isoform X5, with protein MDLQHGEDFTTRNPQDDFEILLSVGWGTYGEVYKARNKQTGNLAAIKIIKTEPEDDFSTIQQEIVIVRSCKHGNIVAYYGSYIWANKLWICMEFCGGGSLQDVYSVTGPLSEAQIAYVCREMLQGVDYLHSQRKMHRDIKGANILLNDHGEVKLADFGISAQITATLACRMSFIGTPYWMAPEVAAVEIRGGYNELCDIWSVGITAIELAELQPPMFELHPLRVLFLMSKSGYQPPKLKDKAKWSSMFYNFVKAVLVKNPKKRPSASKMLSHMFLSQQSLSRALTLDLLEKCRHPENLKFSSATDDDEMEMSVPRSLKRIQSINKHNWAERKHSHTKVEQVYSQTPVKKESEHTTMMSSGSSHGINTHSVSVTMPPNQMPPPLPPRPKVRLSSEEIILVEDNGAVKPSSLCVPLPLVRTSSGTHLRAAPHPRLMRQSDPVSFQLNDHDVLPPELPPKSRRRHQQPSSKDPAKCVSPLIKTLIYFKIFQGCPLKVKCSTTWEHPETKDQHLILGAEEGIYTLNLNSSEATMELLYPGKCTWVYCCHNVLMSVSGKSSQLHSHSLKELYEQARRDQRMMALPTHLLLPRKCAVTCKIADTKGCRTCSVGTGKYGKTDNFLCCALESSVVLLQWYEPMKKFMLIKHFDFPLTNALRVFEMVLDPQQEYPLVCISVSRGTGPTLPVTLEYINLNSNTSWFTHVDTEQRHPDAMQVNQLDSNSLLVLLERSVHIVSLEGALNSSHPRETTFLQDVESVVYLEDTLLAVWRHGWLRTKRGVAKVLEETTDPKKIFRLVPSDRMVIMETHQTEDPSGLSNLYLLEIAENYVMLP; from the exons ATGGATCTTCAACACGGAGAGGATTTCACCACCAGGAACCCTCAAGATGACTTTGAGATCCTGCTCAGTGTCGGTTGGGGAACCTACGGGGAAGTTTACAAG gcACGTAATAAGCAGACTGGGAACCTGGCAGCCATTAAGATTATTAAAACTGAACCAG AGGATGACTTTTCCACCATCCAGCAGGAAATAGTCATTGTGAGGAGCTGCAAACATGGCAACATTGTGGCTTATTACGGCAGCTACATATG GGCCAACAAACTGTGGATCTGCATGGAATTCTGCGGGGGAGGCTCCCTGCAGGATGTTTACAGTG TGACAGGTCCTCTGTCAGAAGCACAGATTGCGTACGTCTGCAGGGAGATGCTCCAG GGTGTGGACTACCTCCATTCACAGAGGAAAATGCACCGAGATATCAAG GGTGCCAACATCCTTCTCAATGACCACGGTGAGGTAAAGTTGG CCGACTTTGGCATCTCCGCCCAAATCACGGCTACGCTGGCTTGCCGGATGTCCTTTATCGGGACACCATATTG GATGGCGCCAGAGGTGGCGGCGGTGGAAATCAGAGGCGGCTACAATGAGCTCTGTGACATCTGGTCAGTGGGCATCACCGCCATTGAGCTGGCAGAGCTGCAGCCACCCATGTTCGAACTCCACCCGTtacg TGTCCTGTTTCTCATGTCCAAGAGTGGTTACCAGCCTCCCAAACTGAAGGACAAGGCAAAATG GTCATCCATGTTCTACAACTTTGTGAAGGCTGTGCTGGTGAAGAACCCCAAGAAGAGACCAAGCGCCTCCAAGATGCTCTCA CACATGTTCCTGAGCCAGCAGAGTCTGAGTCGGGCGCTGACTCTGGACCTATTGGAGAAGTGTCGACACCCCGAGAATCTCAAGTTCAGCTCAGCGACAGATGACGACGAAATGGAG ATGAGTGTGCCCAGATCATTGAAGAGGATCCAGTCCATCAACAAACACAACTGGGCCGAGAggaaacactcacacacaaagg TGGAGCAAGTCTACTCTCAGACACCTGTGAAGAAAGAATCAGAACATACAACT ATGATGAGTTCCGGAAGCTCACATGGCATCAACACACATTCTGTGAg TGTCACAATGCCACCAAACCAAATGCCACCTCCACTTCCCCCCAGg cCCAAAGTGCGTTTGAGCTCAGAAGAAATCATTTTGGTGGAAGACAATGGTGCGGTAAAACCTTCCTCACTGTGCGTCCCCTTGCCCCTCGTTAGGACGTCCAGTGGGACACACCTCAGAGCAGCTCCACACCCGCGACTCATGAGACAGTCAG aTCCTGTGTCCTTCCAGTTGAACGACCATGATGTGTTACCCCCTGAGCTGCCTCCGAAAAGCAGACGCAGACACCAGCAGCCCTCATCAAAG GACCCTGCCAAGTGCGTGAGTCCTCTCATCAAAACTCTT ATCTACTTTAAGATCTTCCAGGGCTGCCCTCTTAAAGTAAAGTGCTCCACCACTTGGGAACACCCAGAAACAAAAG ACCAGCACCTGATCCTGGGTGCAGAGGAGGGCATCTACACACTCAACCTCAACAGCTCAGAAGCCACAATGGAGCTG TTGTATCCTGGCAAGTGCACCTGGGTCTACTGCTGCCACAACGTCCTCATGTCCGTATCGG gtAAATCCTCACAGCTTCACTCCCATTCGTTGAAGGAGCTTTACGAGCAGGCTCGTAGGGACCAGAGGATGATGGCGCTGCCCACTCATCTACTGTTGCCACG GAAATGTGCAGTGACGTGTAAAATTGCTGACACCAAAGGCTGCAGGACCTGCTCAGTCGGTACTGGCAAATATGGCAAAA CTGACAACTTCCTGTGCTGCGCGCTGGAGTCGAGTGTGGTGTTGCTGCAGTGGTACGAGCCCATGAAAAAGTTCATGCTCATCAAG CATTTCGACTTCCCCCTCACCAATGCCTTGCGGGTGTTTGAGATGGTGCTGGACCCCCAGCAGGAGTACCCGCTGGTGTGCATCAGTGTCTCTCGGGGGACTGGCCCCACGCTGCCCGTCACTTTGGAGTACATCAACCTCAATTCCAACACTTCCTGGTTCACGCATGTCGACACGG AGCAGCGCCACCCAGATGCCATGCAGGTCAACCAGCTGGACAGCAACTCACTGCTGGTCCTCCTTGAAA GGTCAGTACACATAGTAAGCCTGGAGGGGGCGCTAAACAGCAGCCATCCTCGTGAGACCACATTCTTGCAGGACGTGGAGTCTGTCG TGTATTTGGAGGACACATTGCTAGCAGTGTGGCGTCATGGCTGGCTGAGGACAAAAAGAGGCGTTGCCAAAGTGTTGGAGGAGACCACGGATCCCAAGAAGATCTTCCGGCTGGTACCGTCTGACAG GATGGTCATCATGGAGACGCACCAGACTGAGGACCCGTCAGGGCTGTCCAACCTGTACTTGCTGGAGATTGCTGAGAATTACGTCATGCTGCCTTGA
- the LOC133482210 gene encoding mitogen-activated protein kinase kinase kinase kinase 5-like isoform X6, which yields MDLQHGEDFTTRNPQDDFEILLSVGWGTYGEVYKARNKQTGNLAAIKIIKTEPEDDFSTIQQEIVIVRSCKHGNIVAYYGSYIWANKLWICMEFCGGGSLQDVYSVTGPLSEAQIAYVCREMLQGVDYLHSQRKMHRDIKGANILLNDHGEVKLADFGISAQITATLACRMSFIGTPYWMAPEVAAVEIRGGYNELCDIWSVGITAIELAELQPPMFELHPLRVLFLMSKSGYQPPKLKDKAKWSSMFYNFVKAVLVKNPKKRPSASKMLSHMFLSQQSLSRALTLDLLEKCRHPENLKFSSATDDDEMEMSVPRSLKRIQSINKHNWAERKHSHTKDPVSFQLNDHDVLPPELPPKSRRRHQQPSSKDPAKCVSPLIKTLIYFKIFQGCPLKVKCSTTWEHPETKDQHLILGAEEGIYTLNLNSSEATMELLYPGKCTWVYCCHNVLMSVSGKSSQLHSHSLKELYEQARRDQRMMALPTHLLLPRKCAVTCKIADTKGCRTCSVGTGKYGKTDNFLCCALESSVVLLQWYEPMKKFMLIKHFDFPLTNALRVFEMVLDPQQEYPLVCISVSRGTGPTLPVTLEYINLNSNTSWFTHVDTEQRHPDAMQVNQLDSNSLLVLLERSVHIVSLEGALNSSHPRETTFLQDVESVVYLEDTLLAVWRHGWLRTKRGVAKVLEETTDPKKIFRLVPSDRMVIMETHQTEDPSGLSNLYLLEIAENYVMLP from the exons ATGGATCTTCAACACGGAGAGGATTTCACCACCAGGAACCCTCAAGATGACTTTGAGATCCTGCTCAGTGTCGGTTGGGGAACCTACGGGGAAGTTTACAAG gcACGTAATAAGCAGACTGGGAACCTGGCAGCCATTAAGATTATTAAAACTGAACCAG AGGATGACTTTTCCACCATCCAGCAGGAAATAGTCATTGTGAGGAGCTGCAAACATGGCAACATTGTGGCTTATTACGGCAGCTACATATG GGCCAACAAACTGTGGATCTGCATGGAATTCTGCGGGGGAGGCTCCCTGCAGGATGTTTACAGTG TGACAGGTCCTCTGTCAGAAGCACAGATTGCGTACGTCTGCAGGGAGATGCTCCAG GGTGTGGACTACCTCCATTCACAGAGGAAAATGCACCGAGATATCAAG GGTGCCAACATCCTTCTCAATGACCACGGTGAGGTAAAGTTGG CCGACTTTGGCATCTCCGCCCAAATCACGGCTACGCTGGCTTGCCGGATGTCCTTTATCGGGACACCATATTG GATGGCGCCAGAGGTGGCGGCGGTGGAAATCAGAGGCGGCTACAATGAGCTCTGTGACATCTGGTCAGTGGGCATCACCGCCATTGAGCTGGCAGAGCTGCAGCCACCCATGTTCGAACTCCACCCGTtacg TGTCCTGTTTCTCATGTCCAAGAGTGGTTACCAGCCTCCCAAACTGAAGGACAAGGCAAAATG GTCATCCATGTTCTACAACTTTGTGAAGGCTGTGCTGGTGAAGAACCCCAAGAAGAGACCAAGCGCCTCCAAGATGCTCTCA CACATGTTCCTGAGCCAGCAGAGTCTGAGTCGGGCGCTGACTCTGGACCTATTGGAGAAGTGTCGACACCCCGAGAATCTCAAGTTCAGCTCAGCGACAGATGACGACGAAATGGAG ATGAGTGTGCCCAGATCATTGAAGAGGATCCAGTCCATCAACAAACACAACTGGGCCGAGAggaaacactcacacacaaagg aTCCTGTGTCCTTCCAGTTGAACGACCATGATGTGTTACCCCCTGAGCTGCCTCCGAAAAGCAGACGCAGACACCAGCAGCCCTCATCAAAG GACCCTGCCAAGTGCGTGAGTCCTCTCATCAAAACTCTT ATCTACTTTAAGATCTTCCAGGGCTGCCCTCTTAAAGTAAAGTGCTCCACCACTTGGGAACACCCAGAAACAAAAG ACCAGCACCTGATCCTGGGTGCAGAGGAGGGCATCTACACACTCAACCTCAACAGCTCAGAAGCCACAATGGAGCTG TTGTATCCTGGCAAGTGCACCTGGGTCTACTGCTGCCACAACGTCCTCATGTCCGTATCGG gtAAATCCTCACAGCTTCACTCCCATTCGTTGAAGGAGCTTTACGAGCAGGCTCGTAGGGACCAGAGGATGATGGCGCTGCCCACTCATCTACTGTTGCCACG GAAATGTGCAGTGACGTGTAAAATTGCTGACACCAAAGGCTGCAGGACCTGCTCAGTCGGTACTGGCAAATATGGCAAAA CTGACAACTTCCTGTGCTGCGCGCTGGAGTCGAGTGTGGTGTTGCTGCAGTGGTACGAGCCCATGAAAAAGTTCATGCTCATCAAG CATTTCGACTTCCCCCTCACCAATGCCTTGCGGGTGTTTGAGATGGTGCTGGACCCCCAGCAGGAGTACCCGCTGGTGTGCATCAGTGTCTCTCGGGGGACTGGCCCCACGCTGCCCGTCACTTTGGAGTACATCAACCTCAATTCCAACACTTCCTGGTTCACGCATGTCGACACGG AGCAGCGCCACCCAGATGCCATGCAGGTCAACCAGCTGGACAGCAACTCACTGCTGGTCCTCCTTGAAA GGTCAGTACACATAGTAAGCCTGGAGGGGGCGCTAAACAGCAGCCATCCTCGTGAGACCACATTCTTGCAGGACGTGGAGTCTGTCG TGTATTTGGAGGACACATTGCTAGCAGTGTGGCGTCATGGCTGGCTGAGGACAAAAAGAGGCGTTGCCAAAGTGTTGGAGGAGACCACGGATCCCAAGAAGATCTTCCGGCTGGTACCGTCTGACAG GATGGTCATCATGGAGACGCACCAGACTGAGGACCCGTCAGGGCTGTCCAACCTGTACTTGCTGGAGATTGCTGAGAATTACGTCATGCTGCCTTGA
- the LOC133482210 gene encoding mitogen-activated protein kinase kinase kinase kinase 5-like isoform X3, with product MDLQHGEDFTTRNPQDDFEILLSVGWGTYGEVYKARNKQTGNLAAIKIIKTEPEDDFSTIQQEIVIVRSCKHGNIVAYYGSYIWANKLWICMEFCGGGSLQDVYSVTGPLSEAQIAYVCREMLQGVDYLHSQRKMHRDIKGANILLNDHGEVKLADFGISAQITATLACRMSFIGTPYWMAPEVAAVEIRGGYNELCDIWSVGITAIELAELQPPMFELHPLRVLFLMSKSGYQPPKLKDKAKWSSMFYNFVKAVLVKNPKKRPSASKMLSHMFLSQQSLSRALTLDLLEKCRHPENLKFSSATDDDEMEMSVPRSLKRIQSINKHNWAERKHSHTKVEQVYSQTPVKKESEHTTMMSSGSSHGINTHSVRDKDSDSSDDDYDDVAAVTMPPNQMPPPLPPRPKVRLSSEEIILVEDNGAVKPSSLCVPLPLVRTSSGTHLRAAPHPRLMRQSDPVSFQLNDHDVLPPELPPKSRRRHQQPSSKDPAKCVSPLIKTLIYFKIFQGCPLKVKCSTTWEHPETKDQHLILGAEEGIYTLNLNSSEATMELLYPGKCTWVYCCHNVLMSVSGKSSQLHSHSLKELYEQARRDQRMMALPTHLLLPRKCAVTCKIADTKGCRTCSVGTGKYGKTDNFLCCALESSVVLLQWYEPMKKFMLIKHFDFPLTNALRVFEMVLDPQQEYPLVCISVSRGTGPTLPVTLEYINLNSNTSWFTHVDTEQRHPDAMQVNQLDSNSLLVLLERSVHIVSLEGALNSSHPRETTFLQDVESVVYLEDTLLAVWRHGWLRTKRGVAKVLEETTDPKKIFRLVPSDRMVIMETHQTEDPSGLSNLYLLEIAENYVMLP from the exons ATGGATCTTCAACACGGAGAGGATTTCACCACCAGGAACCCTCAAGATGACTTTGAGATCCTGCTCAGTGTCGGTTGGGGAACCTACGGGGAAGTTTACAAG gcACGTAATAAGCAGACTGGGAACCTGGCAGCCATTAAGATTATTAAAACTGAACCAG AGGATGACTTTTCCACCATCCAGCAGGAAATAGTCATTGTGAGGAGCTGCAAACATGGCAACATTGTGGCTTATTACGGCAGCTACATATG GGCCAACAAACTGTGGATCTGCATGGAATTCTGCGGGGGAGGCTCCCTGCAGGATGTTTACAGTG TGACAGGTCCTCTGTCAGAAGCACAGATTGCGTACGTCTGCAGGGAGATGCTCCAG GGTGTGGACTACCTCCATTCACAGAGGAAAATGCACCGAGATATCAAG GGTGCCAACATCCTTCTCAATGACCACGGTGAGGTAAAGTTGG CCGACTTTGGCATCTCCGCCCAAATCACGGCTACGCTGGCTTGCCGGATGTCCTTTATCGGGACACCATATTG GATGGCGCCAGAGGTGGCGGCGGTGGAAATCAGAGGCGGCTACAATGAGCTCTGTGACATCTGGTCAGTGGGCATCACCGCCATTGAGCTGGCAGAGCTGCAGCCACCCATGTTCGAACTCCACCCGTtacg TGTCCTGTTTCTCATGTCCAAGAGTGGTTACCAGCCTCCCAAACTGAAGGACAAGGCAAAATG GTCATCCATGTTCTACAACTTTGTGAAGGCTGTGCTGGTGAAGAACCCCAAGAAGAGACCAAGCGCCTCCAAGATGCTCTCA CACATGTTCCTGAGCCAGCAGAGTCTGAGTCGGGCGCTGACTCTGGACCTATTGGAGAAGTGTCGACACCCCGAGAATCTCAAGTTCAGCTCAGCGACAGATGACGACGAAATGGAG ATGAGTGTGCCCAGATCATTGAAGAGGATCCAGTCCATCAACAAACACAACTGGGCCGAGAggaaacactcacacacaaagg TGGAGCAAGTCTACTCTCAGACACCTGTGAAGAAAGAATCAGAACATACAACT ATGATGAGTTCCGGAAGCTCACATGGCATCAACACACATTCTGTGAg GGACAAGGACTCAGATTCTTCAGACGATGACTATGATGATGTGGCTGC TGTCACAATGCCACCAAACCAAATGCCACCTCCACTTCCCCCCAGg cCCAAAGTGCGTTTGAGCTCAGAAGAAATCATTTTGGTGGAAGACAATGGTGCGGTAAAACCTTCCTCACTGTGCGTCCCCTTGCCCCTCGTTAGGACGTCCAGTGGGACACACCTCAGAGCAGCTCCACACCCGCGACTCATGAGACAGTCAG aTCCTGTGTCCTTCCAGTTGAACGACCATGATGTGTTACCCCCTGAGCTGCCTCCGAAAAGCAGACGCAGACACCAGCAGCCCTCATCAAAG GACCCTGCCAAGTGCGTGAGTCCTCTCATCAAAACTCTT ATCTACTTTAAGATCTTCCAGGGCTGCCCTCTTAAAGTAAAGTGCTCCACCACTTGGGAACACCCAGAAACAAAAG ACCAGCACCTGATCCTGGGTGCAGAGGAGGGCATCTACACACTCAACCTCAACAGCTCAGAAGCCACAATGGAGCTG TTGTATCCTGGCAAGTGCACCTGGGTCTACTGCTGCCACAACGTCCTCATGTCCGTATCGG gtAAATCCTCACAGCTTCACTCCCATTCGTTGAAGGAGCTTTACGAGCAGGCTCGTAGGGACCAGAGGATGATGGCGCTGCCCACTCATCTACTGTTGCCACG GAAATGTGCAGTGACGTGTAAAATTGCTGACACCAAAGGCTGCAGGACCTGCTCAGTCGGTACTGGCAAATATGGCAAAA CTGACAACTTCCTGTGCTGCGCGCTGGAGTCGAGTGTGGTGTTGCTGCAGTGGTACGAGCCCATGAAAAAGTTCATGCTCATCAAG CATTTCGACTTCCCCCTCACCAATGCCTTGCGGGTGTTTGAGATGGTGCTGGACCCCCAGCAGGAGTACCCGCTGGTGTGCATCAGTGTCTCTCGGGGGACTGGCCCCACGCTGCCCGTCACTTTGGAGTACATCAACCTCAATTCCAACACTTCCTGGTTCACGCATGTCGACACGG AGCAGCGCCACCCAGATGCCATGCAGGTCAACCAGCTGGACAGCAACTCACTGCTGGTCCTCCTTGAAA GGTCAGTACACATAGTAAGCCTGGAGGGGGCGCTAAACAGCAGCCATCCTCGTGAGACCACATTCTTGCAGGACGTGGAGTCTGTCG TGTATTTGGAGGACACATTGCTAGCAGTGTGGCGTCATGGCTGGCTGAGGACAAAAAGAGGCGTTGCCAAAGTGTTGGAGGAGACCACGGATCCCAAGAAGATCTTCCGGCTGGTACCGTCTGACAG GATGGTCATCATGGAGACGCACCAGACTGAGGACCCGTCAGGGCTGTCCAACCTGTACTTGCTGGAGATTGCTGAGAATTACGTCATGCTGCCTTGA